The genomic region tttactGTTCTCTTCAACGCTGAAAAATCGCTTAAAAACCCCATTTTTTAGTATCAGTTTAATATACTGCACCTCTTTTTTGTCGGCATGGCCTGGCTGTGCCAAAAGGACAAGTTGGCTCTTTTTTACGATTACAAATGAAAgagcatttttttcccctccgaAATTAGTGAAGTaaagaaatagtaaaaaaaaaaaaaaaaagagatgtcCGACAGCTTGAAAAATGCCTTCCTTTTGTGTTTCTTAACAGCTGTCTCGTTTTGATTGGTTGGTACTCTAACAAACGGACGTGCAAAGCAAACCCTCCACCTAGGATTAATCGTAAAAACTTTATCGTTCGGCCGCATGTTGACTTGATGAAAGAGCACCTTCCTATTCAAACAAGCATGGCGTTCTCTAAGATTCATGGAAATCTTAGGAAGTACGTCGTgtaaaaacagaaattggGGTGGGTGAACGACCGCATGAAAAATCTTGTGTGGTAGGCCAATTGAGCGATTCTTACTTGTAGAGTTTGAAATTACGGAACTTTTTGATGACCTCTTGAATGAACTCACGGAACTCGATTTAACTTTTTCCTAAAGTCTTACCGGGACAAAAGTTTACTGTAACCGATCTTGTCAGTTGTCGATGGAATAACTGGATTTTGTTGTAGTTACTTTCATTGAGTTATACGATGCAAAAAGTAATAAAAGTAGCACATCCGTTTGGCATGGAACAAGACAAGATCGGAGACCGTATGATGGTATCAAATATAGGACAGTTTTGTCAttagaaaaggggaaaatcaCGAAGTTGTTTTGGCTCATCGTTCTAGTTCTGCCGGTAATCAGCAAGGCACTCTCGTGGAAAGTTGTCAAAATTAGGTGATCGAGTAAAAGAAATGGTTTATTCTTTTGATGCATGTTTCGTTAATCAAAGGAGGACGGTAGTCGAGTTGAGATAATAGCAGTTTGGCATACTTTTTGGAGTGGCAAGATGCGCCGGGAATTCGTTCCATAGCCCTCACATTTCGCTGCGCGatgttttgcatttttaattttgaactGCGTTACAAATAtcgtgatttttaaaattggaaACAGTCGTATTTTTAGGCGCCGCGTTTTCTTAATAGTACTAATCGTTAAATGTAAAACCTAAAATgagaaacgaacaaaaaaaaaaaaacgtttataGTCTGCGATTTGTAATCAGAAATAGCGAtaaaaaagatcttttttttctattaaatttgtttgttgatttgctttttaaaaaatttttttttttttattttgtcgtaAAATTATGCCAGATCCGGTGTGAAGGCGTTGCATACAAACTATATagagttataaaaaaaaacagtaaaagAGGCAATCATTCTCGGAGTACGAAAAGAACCCAAACTATTGAGCTATGTTTGTAAGACATTTCCTTATGGCATAAATTAATAGTTGATACttgaacaagttttttttttccaaaacaaaacattaacGAGCGATAAAGGGTTCAAgtgtttatttaaatatagaaAGGGtaggacaaagaaaaaaattgaagctTTGCGGTGTAATATTTAGAGAACATAACAACTGCGGTCAAAGAGTCCCCCgggttaaagaaaaagtattttgCGTTTGTTTGCGTGAATGTTTAGCAAACGACCCATCCTGATGGAAGGCATTCAACCTCACCATCACCTGCGACAGCAACTGTTTTTGTAGAGGTCGTCGACATGATAGAATACGTGGTAATTGTCGTAGATGTCACCGAGTAAAAgttgaaaaatcttttctcccttaaatgtttttctggtGAAATAGATCCTGATATTTCACCAAGAGATGCATAATCGTTTTGATCGAAAGAAACTTGGCGATTTTCTCGGTTGAGTTCCAGTGATGGCAAAGCAGTCGGCATCACACTAAAAATTTAGataaatcttttaaaatcatttcaagTTTGAAGCCGAtgtgaacaataaaaaattacagCTCTTGGATTTTTGAGGGAATGACTGGGAATTGGGTGGACTCTTGGCCGGACACATCGAGTATTTCCCTTTTGCGACGACATGCTTTTGATTTGGCAGCGTCATCTAAAAATTTAGCAGC from Daphnia carinata strain CSIRO-1 chromosome 6, CSIRO_AGI_Dcar_HiC_V3, whole genome shotgun sequence harbors:
- the LOC130690333 gene encoding uncharacterized protein LOC130690333 codes for the protein MKLALIFLFAAVVITNQQFQQQREKLWWSPYFSAERIANYHHPIYYDPVQYETQFFRQYRPMRPIPYLQSEVFQDSLEDVHSRTKDPSLSRPKYQYRPQERLFVNFAKTATFTVTSSLSITSIQSCIAAAKFLDDAAKSKACRRKREILDVSGQESTQFPVIPSKIQELVMPTALPSLELNRENRQVSFDQNDYASLGEISGSISPEKHLREKRFFNFYSVTSTTITTYSIMSTTSTKTVAVAGDGEVECLPSGWVVC